One stretch of Syntrophorhabdales bacterium DNA includes these proteins:
- a CDS encoding radical SAM protein yields MKHLRALLINPYIYDVSAYSFWSVPLGLLYVGSVLRENGVDVQLIDCLAVDEAKRKADGRAPFIRAKVGKPESAGLARKRFKRYGISPDLLRSRLRAMEPPDFVLVTTVMTYWYPGAAETVLIAKEAFPKAKVVVGGLYPSLCHGHAERHLEADLVVTAGTMRNFYAYVEEARGISLPFKPDTEDLVALPYPCLDLYESLPFAPLLTSLGCPYRCTYCATRYLHPRILRRPPEHVLQEVAHWTERGCRRFVLYDDSFLYDRETYAKPLLRAICRLPHSVSFHNPNALNASLIDEETAALLAKAGFSEIRIGLETADPHLQAAIGGKVDARSFEKAVGFLLRAGLEGRSICVYALAGLPYQRASDVKATVDYIAGLGLRPSLAHYSPIPHTPMFEAYHAAARFPIAEEPMFQNNSLFPFAWEGFTEEEMDELKSYVRERNASLG; encoded by the coding sequence GTGAAACATCTCAGAGCCCTCCTCATTAACCCTTATATATACGATGTGTCTGCTTACAGTTTCTGGTCGGTGCCGCTCGGTTTGCTCTACGTGGGGAGTGTACTGCGAGAGAACGGCGTTGACGTTCAACTCATTGATTGTCTGGCTGTTGATGAGGCGAAGCGCAAAGCCGACGGCAGAGCGCCCTTTATCCGGGCGAAGGTGGGAAAGCCGGAATCTGCTGGTCTCGCGAGAAAAAGGTTTAAGCGGTATGGAATTTCGCCGGACCTCCTTCGGTCGAGGCTGCGTGCCATGGAGCCCCCCGATTTCGTTCTCGTCACTACCGTGATGACATACTGGTACCCGGGCGCTGCCGAGACCGTGCTTATCGCCAAGGAGGCCTTTCCGAAGGCAAAAGTTGTGGTCGGCGGCCTTTACCCTTCCCTCTGCCACGGACACGCCGAACGCCACCTGGAAGCCGATCTGGTCGTGACCGCAGGGACCATGCGCAATTTCTACGCCTACGTGGAGGAGGCACGGGGAATTTCCCTGCCCTTTAAGCCAGACACAGAAGACCTCGTGGCCCTTCCCTATCCCTGCCTCGACCTTTACGAGAGCCTGCCCTTTGCTCCTCTCCTTACCTCCCTCGGTTGCCCATACCGTTGCACGTATTGTGCGACGCGGTACCTGCATCCGCGGATTCTCCGAAGGCCTCCAGAACACGTGCTGCAAGAGGTTGCCCATTGGACAGAACGCGGCTGCAGGCGCTTCGTGCTTTACGATGACAGCTTTCTCTATGACAGGGAGACCTACGCCAAGCCACTACTGCGGGCAATCTGCAGGCTGCCGCACAGCGTCTCATTTCACAACCCGAACGCGCTCAACGCTTCGTTGATCGACGAAGAGACCGCCGCGCTGCTGGCAAAGGCGGGTTTCTCCGAAATCCGGATCGGCCTGGAAACGGCTGACCCCCACCTCCAGGCAGCGATCGGAGGCAAGGTGGATGCGCGCAGTTTTGAGAAGGCGGTGGGTTTTTTGCTTCGCGCCGGCCTTGAAGGCCGGTCAATATGTGTGTACGCGTTGGCGGGATTGCCCTATCAGCGAGCCTCAGACGTTAAGGCGACCGTAGATTACATTGCGGGCCTGGGTCTTCGCCCCAGCCTGGCCCACTACTCACCCATACCGCATACGCCGATGTTTGAAGCGTATCATGCTGCAGCACGCTTTCCGATTGCGGAAGAACCCATGTTTCAAAACAACTCCTTATTTCCGTTTGCGTGGGAGGGGTTTACCGAAGAAGAGATGGATGAGTTGAAATCCTATGTACGAGAACGGAACGCCTCGCTGGGCTAG
- the galT gene encoding galactose-1-phosphate uridylyltransferase produces MPELRKDPIIDRWVIISTERAQRPVFLAEQEAPVKAGLCPLCAGNEAMTPPEVFAIRPDHTPPNTSGWSLRVVPNKFPALRIEGALNKEGIGLYDRMNGIGAHEVIVETPLHGQTLYTMDIASVQNVFIAYRERTIDLLRDRRFKFIMIFKNHGSVAGASLDHAHSQLIALPIVPRRVSEEIAGGLNYYKYKDRCIFCDIIAQEAEDGSRIIYENESYVVLSPFAARFPFEAWILPKNHVASFLASGNEDNYRLLADAVSILLKKNNKLLNAPPYNYMIHTSPADLTSVPYYHWHMEVIPRLTKTAGFEWGTGFYINPTPPELATTFLREVSLEEGA; encoded by the coding sequence GTGCCTGAACTGAGAAAAGATCCTATTATCGACAGATGGGTTATCATATCAACCGAGAGGGCTCAACGGCCGGTTTTCCTCGCTGAACAAGAGGCTCCTGTAAAAGCCGGCCTGTGCCCCCTATGCGCCGGCAATGAGGCCATGACCCCTCCGGAAGTATTTGCCATCCGCCCGGATCACACGCCCCCGAATACTTCCGGCTGGAGCCTTAGGGTTGTGCCGAACAAGTTCCCGGCGCTTCGCATCGAGGGTGCCTTGAATAAAGAGGGGATAGGCCTTTACGATCGGATGAACGGTATCGGAGCCCACGAAGTAATCGTCGAGACCCCTTTGCACGGGCAGACTCTCTACACCATGGATATAGCCTCAGTCCAGAATGTGTTCATTGCGTACCGGGAGCGCACCATAGATCTCCTACGGGACAGACGATTCAAATTTATTATGATATTTAAGAATCACGGCTCTGTTGCCGGGGCGTCTCTCGACCACGCCCACTCTCAGTTGATTGCGCTTCCCATCGTTCCGCGCCGCGTTTCCGAAGAGATAGCCGGCGGACTCAATTACTATAAATATAAAGACCGGTGCATATTCTGCGACATCATTGCACAGGAAGCAGAAGATGGTTCTCGCATAATCTATGAGAACGAAAGCTACGTGGTCCTTTCGCCTTTCGCGGCCCGCTTCCCGTTTGAGGCCTGGATCCTGCCCAAGAATCACGTGGCCTCATTTCTGGCTTCAGGGAACGAGGATAATTATCGCCTTCTGGCGGACGCTGTCTCCATTCTGCTTAAGAAGAACAATAAACTGCTCAATGCTCCTCCTTACAACTATATGATCCACACATCCCCGGCCGATTTGACCAGCGTTCCTTACTACCATTGGCACATGGAAGTCATTCCGAGACTCACCAAGACAGCGGGGTTCGAGTGGGGCACGGGATTCTACATAAATCCGACGCCCCCGGAGTTGGCAACCACGTTCTTGCGCGAGGTATCGCTGGAGGAGGGAGCTTGA
- the glgA gene encoding glycogen synthase GlgA yields the protein MRILIASSEIYPFAKTGGLADVAGALPKALKKLGFDVRAIMPKYKGIEEKGFPIDYRGLRFTCPISHRMVPGEIVESEYNGIPVYLVEKDEYFYRDNLYSTPDGDYLDNAERFIFFSKSIPEALKLSGWYPDVLHCNDWQTGLVPLFLKVLYKNEPGFAGVGTLFTIHNLGYQGLFWHYDMHLLNLGWEYFTPQYLEYYGKINFLKGGIVCSDIINTVSRKYSEEIQTPEFGAGLDGVLRSRAADLYGIVNGVDYDEWNPATDAYIPTRYTLDTVDLKARNKAALQEAFGLPQEPGALLAASISRLADQKGFDLIADALEEMIALGMQYILLGTGERKYHELFAALSTKYPRSFAVKIAYDNSLAHLIEAGADVFLMPSRYEPCGLNQIYSLKYGTVPVVRAVGGLDDTIRDDPAFPDSTTGFKFYEYSSEELLHALRRALDQYGDRQAWLALVRRCMQQDFSWEKSAIEYAALYKKVLEQHGSR from the coding sequence TTGAGAATACTTATCGCGTCATCTGAAATCTACCCCTTCGCCAAGACTGGGGGGCTCGCCGATGTTGCGGGTGCCTTGCCCAAAGCCCTCAAGAAGCTCGGCTTTGATGTGAGGGCTATTATGCCCAAGTACAAGGGCATTGAGGAAAAGGGTTTCCCCATCGACTACAGGGGGCTTCGCTTCACGTGCCCCATATCGCACCGGATGGTACCGGGTGAGATCGTAGAAAGTGAGTACAACGGTATCCCGGTTTATCTTGTGGAGAAAGATGAATATTTCTACAGGGATAATCTCTACAGCACGCCGGATGGCGACTACCTTGACAATGCCGAACGGTTCATATTTTTCTCGAAAAGCATCCCGGAAGCCCTGAAGCTGTCCGGCTGGTATCCGGACGTACTTCATTGCAATGACTGGCAGACCGGTTTGGTGCCTCTTTTCCTCAAGGTGCTCTACAAGAACGAGCCAGGTTTCGCGGGTGTCGGCACGCTCTTTACGATACACAATCTCGGGTATCAGGGGCTCTTTTGGCACTATGACATGCATCTCCTCAACCTGGGGTGGGAGTATTTCACCCCTCAGTACCTGGAATATTACGGTAAAATCAACTTTCTGAAGGGGGGCATCGTCTGTTCCGATATTATCAACACCGTCAGCAGGAAATATAGTGAGGAGATCCAGACGCCTGAATTTGGTGCCGGCCTGGACGGGGTGCTGCGCAGCCGGGCCGCCGATCTTTACGGCATAGTGAACGGAGTCGATTACGACGAGTGGAATCCAGCCACGGATGCCTACATCCCGACAAGATACACGTTAGATACAGTCGATTTAAAGGCGCGCAACAAGGCAGCCCTCCAGGAAGCCTTTGGCCTCCCTCAAGAGCCTGGTGCCCTCCTCGCGGCCAGCATTTCGCGCCTCGCCGATCAGAAAGGTTTCGACCTCATAGCGGACGCTCTTGAAGAAATGATCGCCCTGGGCATGCAATACATCCTCTTGGGAACGGGAGAACGGAAATACCACGAGCTTTTTGCGGCTCTTTCCACCAAGTACCCCCGATCCTTCGCCGTCAAGATCGCGTACGATAATTCCCTCGCTCACTTGATTGAAGCCGGTGCGGATGTTTTTCTTATGCCGTCACGCTATGAACCTTGCGGACTCAATCAGATATACAGCTTGAAGTACGGTACCGTTCCCGTGGTTCGTGCTGTGGGAGGGCTGGATGACACTATCCGAGACGACCCGGCCTTTCCCGACTCGACAACAGGCTTTAAGTTTTACGAGTACTCTTCGGAAGAGTTGCTCCATGCTTTACGGAGGGCGCTCGACCAGTATGGTGACCGCCAGGCCTGGCTGGCGCTGGTAAGAAGATGCATGCAGCAGGATTTTTCCTGGGAAAAATCGGCTATCGAGTATGCCGCGCTCTACAAGAAGGTCCTTGAACAGCATGGATCCCGTTAA
- a CDS encoding ATP-binding protein, whose product MDPVNVLGKVIEISHSNLEVASRIEAILNLMAHEMGLEEALLYTLDKDKRLSCRFMNRTSRLYEILSSYRCHVGEGIVGSVAQKRVPQYFTDRNVPPRFGCLFYADLDEETSIYKSFAFLPLSDDSFVYGVLLLCSSGIGTPLDTEKIVLSIIARELGGILRTYDLLVSSKKRISELATLSELGRVLTSATEPHLLLQNIASITAKSFNAAFTTIKLSHSFVRLDLQRFTSGEIDANLEGVLRELETEALRLKRASSLSDHTPESTLNATRFSLHCTPILSKDRALGTITLCRKGEHQLEEDDQYLVSAVANYISSGLETSFLNTKLRDVLKELGDAQKRVIEHEKLRSLGEMTASIAHEIRNPLVIIGGFTKRLAKQVQLDEKDNRYIDIIIGEVSRLEAILNDVLNYVKDASLLLESCNLNSIIDEILYLLASDKIWERVRVVKTYDPDLPTIVCDIHQIKQVLINIILNAFQAMGAGGTLALKTERRLYQDRPSVAVSIADTGGGIDPSLLDNIFNPFFTTKERGTGLGLAISNKIVMHHNGHIEVRNRTGEGATFIVHLPINNKTTGAREGIT is encoded by the coding sequence ATGGATCCCGTTAATGTTCTCGGCAAGGTCATTGAGATATCCCACTCAAACCTCGAAGTGGCATCCCGCATAGAGGCGATTCTCAATTTGATGGCCCACGAAATGGGCCTCGAGGAGGCGCTGCTCTATACCCTTGATAAGGACAAGCGCCTCTCCTGCCGGTTCATGAACCGCACCAGCCGTCTTTATGAGATTCTCAGTAGCTACCGGTGCCACGTAGGGGAGGGGATTGTCGGCTCCGTGGCCCAGAAAAGAGTGCCTCAATACTTTACGGACCGCAATGTCCCCCCGCGTTTTGGATGCCTTTTCTACGCCGATCTGGACGAGGAAACCAGTATATATAAGTCCTTTGCTTTCCTCCCCCTTTCCGACGACAGCTTCGTCTATGGTGTCTTGCTCCTCTGCTCTTCCGGCATAGGGACACCGCTCGATACTGAAAAGATCGTGCTCTCTATCATCGCCAGAGAGTTGGGGGGCATCCTCAGGACGTACGACCTCCTGGTCTCCTCAAAAAAGCGTATCAGCGAGCTTGCCACGCTGTCGGAACTCGGAAGGGTGCTTACCTCGGCCACGGAGCCACACCTTCTGCTTCAGAACATAGCTTCCATAACAGCAAAGTCCTTCAACGCTGCATTCACTACAATTAAGCTCTCCCACTCCTTTGTCAGGCTCGACCTTCAGCGCTTTACCTCCGGAGAGATTGATGCAAATCTTGAGGGTGTGCTCAGGGAATTGGAGACTGAGGCTTTGCGGTTAAAGCGCGCGAGTTCGCTGAGTGACCATACCCCTGAGTCGACGCTGAACGCCACCCGCTTTTCCCTCCACTGCACGCCGATTCTCTCCAAAGACCGCGCCCTCGGCACAATCACCCTATGCAGAAAAGGCGAGCACCAACTGGAAGAGGACGATCAATATCTGGTCAGCGCCGTTGCGAATTACATTTCCAGCGGGCTCGAGACCTCTTTTCTCAACACCAAACTGCGTGATGTACTCAAGGAGCTGGGAGATGCGCAAAAACGGGTGATAGAGCACGAGAAGCTGCGTAGCCTTGGAGAGATGACGGCCAGCATAGCGCACGAAATCCGAAACCCTCTTGTCATCATAGGCGGCTTCACCAAGAGACTAGCCAAGCAGGTGCAGCTTGATGAAAAAGACAACCGCTACATCGACATTATCATAGGTGAGGTTTCAAGGCTCGAAGCGATCCTCAATGACGTCCTTAATTATGTAAAAGACGCGTCCCTGCTCCTCGAGTCGTGCAATCTTAACAGCATCATCGACGAGATTCTATATCTGCTCGCGTCCGACAAAATATGGGAACGGGTGCGCGTTGTTAAGACCTACGATCCTGATTTACCGACGATTGTCTGTGACATCCACCAGATCAAACAGGTTCTCATCAACATCATCTTAAATGCTTTCCAGGCCATGGGCGCAGGTGGAACCCTGGCGCTAAAAACGGAGAGGAGGCTGTATCAGGACCGCCCCTCTGTCGCCGTTTCCATCGCCGACACGGGCGGCGGCATAGATCCCTCCTTGCTGGATAACATATTCAATCCGTTTTTCACGACAAAGGAAAGGGGGACCGGCCTGGGGCTCGCAATTTCCAACAAAATAGTCATGCATCATAACGGCCACATCGAGGTCAGAAACAGAACCGGCGAGGGCGCAACATTTATAGTACATCTTCCGATTAACAACAAGACGACGGGAGCGAGAGAGGGGATAACATGA
- a CDS encoding rhomboid family intramembrane serine protease has product MPGWAEKGFVLKYGLVPREFLLSLHHHPELVPYNVLTIFTSMFLHGGFFHLGGNMLYLWIFGNNIEDSTGHLRFLFFYGLSGVAAALLQLMYDPLSGIPMIGASGAISGVLGAYLLLFPYARVKTLIFIFIFITTVDLPAIVLLTIWFLIQILFSHTEGVAWSAHIGGFLFGLASIKLFTIGRPRIRAPRR; this is encoded by the coding sequence ATGCCAGGTTGGGCCGAAAAAGGGTTTGTTTTAAAGTACGGTCTTGTGCCCAGGGAATTCTTGCTTTCCCTGCATCACCACCCCGAACTGGTGCCGTACAATGTCCTGACAATATTCACGTCGATGTTCCTCCACGGGGGATTTTTCCATCTGGGCGGAAACATGCTCTACCTCTGGATTTTCGGGAATAATATTGAAGATTCCACCGGCCACCTGAGATTTCTTTTTTTCTATGGTTTGTCGGGGGTGGCAGCAGCCCTCCTGCAACTCATGTATGACCCTCTCTCCGGCATACCAATGATCGGGGCCAGCGGCGCCATTTCGGGCGTACTCGGCGCGTATCTGCTTCTTTTTCCCTACGCACGTGTGAAAACGTTGATCTTTATCTTCATCTTCATAACGACAGTCGATTTGCCCGCGATAGTGCTCCTTACCATCTGGTTCCTGATACAGATCCTCTTTTCTCACACAGAGGGGGTGGCGTGGTCGGCCCATATAGGAGGGTTCCTGTTTGGTTTGGCCAGCATAAAGCTTTTCACGATCGGCAGACCTCGGATAAGGGCGCCGAGGAGATGA